One window of Mucilaginibacter inviolabilis genomic DNA carries:
- a CDS encoding SGNH/GDSL hydrolase family protein, whose product MRKICSVVLFLVFAAGLGCSDAQIAVFKSKDSHIRYTGRINMTDEAAELYWTGSSVKINFNGTGASALLQDERGENYFTVIVDDKVVNTIHLDNTKKVYTLAEGLSAGSHSLELFKRTEWEMGKTIFYQFILAKDASILPAPSAKKHRIEFFGNSITCGYAVEDTTGKDRGTAPYENGYISYAAITARRFDADYVCTSKSGIGVLVSWFPLIMPEMYNRLDPTDPTSLWDFSKYTPELVVINLFQNDSWIVQQPNNQQFKERFGAKAPEPDQIIKAYRDFVKNIRKKYPKAQIICALGSMDATKAGSPWPGYIEKAVASLNDKAIYTHFLPFKNTPGHPSAKEQQAMADDLISFIDKQVKW is encoded by the coding sequence ATGCGTAAAATCTGCTCTGTAGTTCTGTTCCTCGTTTTTGCCGCCGGCTTAGGCTGCTCTGATGCTCAAATAGCGGTATTTAAAAGTAAAGATTCGCATATCCGCTATACCGGCCGCATCAACATGACCGATGAAGCTGCCGAGCTTTACTGGACGGGCTCATCAGTTAAAATTAACTTTAATGGTACCGGTGCTTCAGCACTGTTGCAGGACGAACGCGGTGAAAACTATTTTACCGTAATTGTTGATGATAAAGTGGTCAACACTATTCACCTGGATAACACTAAAAAAGTTTACACATTGGCCGAAGGATTGTCCGCAGGTTCACACAGCCTGGAGTTATTTAAACGTACTGAATGGGAAATGGGCAAAACCATTTTTTACCAATTTATATTGGCCAAAGACGCTAGCATTTTACCCGCTCCGTCAGCTAAAAAACACCGGATAGAGTTTTTCGGCAATTCCATTACCTGTGGTTACGCGGTTGAGGATACCACAGGGAAGGACAGGGGGACGGCTCCCTATGAAAATGGCTATATCAGCTATGCCGCTATTACTGCCCGCCGCTTTGATGCCGATTATGTGTGCACGTCTAAAAGTGGTATCGGTGTTTTGGTAAGCTGGTTCCCGCTCATTATGCCCGAAATGTATAACCGGCTCGATCCAACGGATCCAACCAGCTTATGGGATTTTTCGAAATATACACCGGAGCTGGTGGTCATCAACCTTTTTCAGAACGACTCGTGGATAGTTCAGCAACCCAACAACCAGCAGTTTAAAGAACGTTTTGGAGCCAAAGCACCCGAGCCCGATCAGATCATCAAAGCTTACCGTGACTTTGTAAAAAACATCCGTAAGAAATATCCCAAGGCACAGATCATTTGCGCACTGGGCAGTATGGATGCTACAAAAGCGGGTTCGCCATGGCCGGGCTATATCGAAAAGGCGGTAGCCAGTCTCAATGACAAAGCCATTTATACGCATTTTCTTCCTTTCAAAAATACGCCAGGGCACCCCAGTGCCAAAGAGCAGCAAGCTATGGCCGATGACCTGATCAGCTTTATTGATAAGCAGGTGAAGTGGTAA
- a CDS encoding LysM peptidoglycan-binding domain-containing protein has translation MKVKILLVIAPLLTLSISIFANPVVDSIGVENLNGKKVVLHKLDPKDNYYSIGRRYNVSPKAIMQFNNNAPLKIGGIVKVPTEQSFTQTATTTPPPVQQTKPQVQQTVQQPKPQVQQPVAQQPKPQAQQPVVQQQAPAAVTTTTPPADTTPAKPLNMDNVQQYKVSAGETLYSIAKRFGTSVDDITKLNGLTSSTLTPNQVIKVRSGMPPEERPVAKQDAVVTTQDSTVAAIDSAGNKLKANRFGLYEKNETGVATWIDDTSLDPKKELVLHRTAPIGTVIKITNPMNNHTTYAKVVGRFTDSEATKDVLIVMTKNTADALGALDKRIHVNISYGSPNPNE, from the coding sequence ATGAAAGTAAAGATTTTATTAGTCATCGCTCCCCTACTTACCCTGTCCATATCCATTTTTGCAAACCCGGTTGTAGACTCTATTGGAGTTGAAAACCTGAACGGAAAAAAGGTTGTACTACACAAACTTGATCCTAAAGATAATTATTACTCTATCGGTCGCCGCTATAATGTAAGCCCTAAGGCTATCATGCAATTTAATAACAATGCTCCGCTTAAAATTGGCGGTATTGTTAAAGTACCTACCGAACAATCGTTTACACAAACTGCCACTACTACCCCTCCACCGGTTCAGCAAACTAAACCGCAGGTACAACAAACGGTTCAGCAGCCAAAACCACAGGTACAACAACCCGTAGCACAACAACCCAAGCCACAAGCGCAGCAACCGGTAGTTCAACAACAAGCTCCGGCAGCCGTAACTACAACTACACCACCGGCCGACACCACACCTGCAAAACCATTGAATATGGATAATGTACAACAGTACAAAGTATCCGCAGGTGAAACGCTTTATTCTATAGCTAAACGCTTTGGTACTTCTGTTGATGACATTACTAAATTAAACGGCTTAACATCAAGCACGCTTACACCAAACCAGGTGATCAAAGTACGCTCTGGCATGCCACCGGAAGAAAGACCGGTAGCTAAGCAAGATGCTGTAGTGACCACCCAGGATTCGACCGTGGCCGCTATCGACAGTGCCGGCAATAAATTAAAAGCCAACCGTTTTGGCCTGTACGAAAAAAATGAAACCGGTGTTGCTACCTGGATTGATGATACCAGTCTTGACCCTAAAAAAGAACTGGTATTGCACCGTACTGCCCCTATCGGTACCGTGATCAAGATCACCAACCCTATGAACAACCATACCACCTATGCTAAAGTTGTAGGCAGATTTACCGACAGCGAGGCTACCAAGGACGTACTTATTGTGATGACCAAAAATACTGCCGATGCATTAGGTGCTTTAGATAAACGTATTCACGTAAACATCAGCTACGGCAGTCCGAACCCGAATGAATAA
- a CDS encoding DUF4905 domain-containing protein, with protein sequence MTQMLPFINEQFDWPIWRMEIDNTSSTLFVELRNSEDKKVAFGAVNLLSGEVYFKDVTTPERWLTGIEATYDGVLLVHNYQSANGPVHKGLIAFDTSGQTLWSNYTLAFDHLSVNGPIVYNAQVQPPKLFLADIKTGELVRPHQPVIDTPLHNHIAVPQMLPAALLADLPLPAKPYANTLHYLEHNSYRIVSLHTFFQEKIKQHLYIINSEGVTVYHDLLNSNIQKLQPEAFVVHKNSLIYLKERSALIVLNL encoded by the coding sequence ATGACACAGATGCTACCTTTTATCAACGAGCAATTTGATTGGCCTATATGGCGTATGGAAATCGACAACACCAGCTCTACTTTGTTTGTTGAATTACGTAACAGCGAGGATAAAAAGGTAGCTTTCGGTGCTGTAAACCTGCTTAGCGGCGAGGTTTATTTTAAGGATGTCACCACACCTGAGCGATGGCTCACCGGCATTGAAGCGACTTACGATGGTGTACTGTTGGTGCACAACTATCAATCAGCAAACGGCCCTGTTCATAAAGGACTAATAGCCTTTGATACAAGCGGGCAAACCTTGTGGAGCAATTATACATTGGCGTTTGATCATCTATCTGTAAACGGCCCGATAGTTTATAACGCCCAGGTACAACCCCCGAAATTATTTTTGGCCGATATAAAAACCGGTGAGCTTGTACGCCCCCATCAACCGGTGATAGATACTCCATTACACAACCATATTGCTGTACCACAGATGCTCCCGGCAGCGCTTTTAGCAGATTTACCCTTACCTGCCAAACCATATGCAAATACCCTTCATTATTTGGAGCACAATAGCTACAGAATTGTATCTTTGCACACGTTTTTTCAGGAAAAAATAAAACAGCATTTATATATTATTAACAGCGAAGGCGTAACGGTTTACCATGATTTGTTAAACAGCAACATACAAAAATTGCAGCCCGAGGCGTTTGTAGTACATAAGAATAGTCTGATCTATTTAAAAGAACGATCAGCATTAATAGTTTTAAACTTATAA
- a CDS encoding glycerophosphodiester phosphodiesterase family protein, with amino-acid sequence MISFGKGRTIGLLAILFTQTVNAQKTTRIDSLVNQLHNPSDKHIMVTAHRGDWRNAPENSLQGFKNAIALGVDIIELDLNKTKDGVIVIMHDQTIDRTTDGKGKPSDFTLSELKQFHLRNGLGRITNHTIPTLEEVMLLVKDKVLINLDKSYPYYNEAYQILKNTGTLKQAIFKTDAVYDAVKSKYPAILDSITFMAVVDLDKPNAKQIIKDYQQHIKPVAFELNFKTDTSAVLSDNHFIKQHGSKIWINSLWASLNAGHDDDTAVDLGNTKDSWDWLIAHGATIIQTDRPRELLSYLRKRSLHR; translated from the coding sequence ATGATAAGTTTTGGAAAGGGGCGTACTATTGGCTTGCTTGCAATCCTGTTCACACAAACAGTGAATGCTCAAAAAACAACCAGAATAGACAGCCTGGTTAATCAGCTGCACAACCCATCAGATAAACACATAATGGTTACCGCGCATCGTGGTGACTGGCGGAATGCGCCTGAAAATTCCTTGCAGGGTTTTAAAAACGCTATTGCCTTGGGAGTAGATATTATCGAGCTCGACTTGAATAAAACCAAGGATGGTGTTATTGTGATCATGCATGATCAAACCATTGACAGAACCACCGACGGAAAAGGTAAACCGAGTGATTTTACGTTGAGCGAACTCAAGCAGTTTCATTTACGGAATGGCCTGGGCCGCATTACCAACCATACAATACCCACCCTGGAAGAAGTGATGTTATTAGTAAAAGATAAAGTGCTCATCAACCTGGATAAAAGCTACCCATACTATAATGAAGCCTACCAGATATTAAAAAATACAGGAACTCTTAAGCAGGCTATTTTTAAAACAGACGCTGTTTACGATGCTGTTAAAAGTAAATACCCCGCAATTTTAGATAGCATTACTTTTATGGCGGTAGTTGATCTGGATAAACCCAATGCCAAACAAATCATTAAAGATTATCAGCAGCATATAAAGCCGGTGGCATTTGAACTTAACTTTAAAACTGATACTTCTGCTGTTTTGTCTGATAATCATTTTATTAAACAGCACGGATCAAAAATATGGATCAATTCCCTTTGGGCAAGTCTCAATGCCGGGCATGATGATGATACGGCTGTTGATTTGGGTAATACAAAAGACAGCTGGGACTGGCTGATTGCACATGGAGCAACTATCATACAAACAGACCGTCCCAGAGAGCTTTTGAGTTATCTGCGTAAAAGGTCATTGCATCGTTAA
- the kduI gene encoding 5-dehydro-4-deoxy-D-glucuronate isomerase, translating into MKVIHSVHPEDFKSYQTSQIRERFLIDQLVQTDQLNCTYTHYDRMIVGVAHPVTQAVELANYPNLRADYFLERREIGIINVAGDGEVTADGETFQVNKLDCLYIGKGVKSVKFASKNSAQPAVFYLLSAPAHAAYPTTLMTNEDATKVHTGSIETANKRTINKYIHLEGIKSCQLVMGLTILHGGSVWNTMPAHVHDRRMEAYFYFDVPEGQRVFHYMGEGQETRHVLMDNYDAIVSPPWSIHSGSGTASYSFIWGMAGENLDYTDMDAIAIPDIR; encoded by the coding sequence TTGAAAGTAATACATAGCGTACATCCCGAAGATTTTAAGAGTTATCAAACATCACAAATAAGAGAACGTTTTTTAATTGACCAATTGGTACAGACCGATCAGCTGAACTGTACTTATACCCATTACGACCGCATGATTGTGGGCGTAGCTCATCCGGTAACTCAAGCGGTAGAGCTGGCGAACTACCCGAACCTGCGTGCTGATTACTTTTTAGAACGCCGCGAAATAGGCATCATCAACGTGGCCGGCGATGGCGAGGTTACTGCCGATGGCGAAACCTTTCAGGTAAACAAGCTGGATTGCCTTTATATTGGCAAAGGCGTAAAAAGTGTAAAGTTTGCCAGTAAAAATAGTGCGCAACCTGCGGTATTCTATTTGCTTTCGGCCCCGGCGCATGCGGCGTATCCTACTACCTTGATGACCAATGAGGATGCGACCAAAGTGCACACAGGTTCTATCGAAACGGCTAATAAACGTACTATCAATAAATATATCCATCTGGAAGGCATTAAAAGCTGTCAGCTGGTGATGGGCTTAACTATACTGCATGGCGGCAGCGTGTGGAACACTATGCCTGCACACGTGCATGATCGCCGTATGGAAGCTTACTTTTATTTTGACGTACCGGAAGGACAACGCGTGTTCCATTACATGGGCGAAGGACAGGAAACCCGTCATGTGCTGATGGATAACTATGATGCTATCGTATCACCACCATGGAGTATACACTCGGGTAGCGGCACGGCCAGCTATAGTTTTATATGGGGCATGGCCGGTGAAAACCTCGATTATACTGATATGGACGCCATAGCCATACCCGATATCAGATAA
- a CDS encoding Dps family protein, whose protein sequence is MNAKEISLEEGKVKPVVDHLNDLLANYHIYYQKVRGCHWNIKGQNFFTLHLKFEELYTAALTTIDELAERILTLGKSPYSTFHDYIEKSAIKEIQTIGLKDTKMVKAVIEDLAVLIAKEREILDITAEAGDDGSNDMVNRFMQFNEKNTWMLRSFVNED, encoded by the coding sequence ATGAACGCAAAAGAAATTAGTCTGGAAGAAGGTAAAGTAAAACCTGTTGTTGACCACTTAAATGACCTTTTGGCCAATTATCATATCTATTACCAAAAAGTACGCGGTTGCCACTGGAACATCAAAGGGCAAAACTTTTTTACCCTGCATTTAAAGTTCGAAGAGTTATACACCGCTGCGTTAACCACCATTGATGAGCTTGCCGAAAGGATATTAACCTTGGGTAAATCGCCATACAGCACATTTCATGATTATATCGAAAAATCGGCTATCAAAGAGATTCAAACCATTGGCTTAAAAGATACTAAAATGGTGAAGGCCGTTATTGAAGACCTAGCAGTTTTAATTGCCAAAGAAAGAGAGATCCTGGACATTACCGCCGAAGCCGGTGATGATGGCTCAAACGATATGGTAAACCGCTTTATGCAGTTTAACGAAAAAAATACCTGGATGCTGCGTTCGTTTGTGAACGAGGACTAA
- a CDS encoding uridine kinase family protein, with amino-acid sequence MNKPYIIGIAGGSGSGKTFFLKSFLKHFTADEVCLVSQDDYYFRVAHKMTPEENKVYNFDLPSTIDHEHFQQDISRLLNNEIVIKPEYTFNNPNAVPRMLEIKPAPILIVEGLFILHFRDIADMLDMKIFIEADEEVAMNRRLKRDLIERGYSHEDAMYKWVNHVLPAYKEFLLPYKDECDRVIANNSQVADDIIAVTKEISADLRKKLF; translated from the coding sequence ATGAATAAACCTTATATTATTGGAATTGCCGGTGGTAGTGGATCTGGCAAAACCTTTTTCTTGAAAAGTTTTCTGAAACATTTCACTGCCGACGAGGTGTGCCTGGTATCGCAGGATGACTATTATTTTCGCGTGGCTCATAAGATGACGCCCGAAGAAAATAAAGTGTATAATTTTGATCTGCCATCTACTATTGATCATGAGCATTTTCAGCAGGATATCAGTAGACTTTTGAATAATGAAATCGTTATCAAGCCTGAGTATACTTTTAATAATCCTAATGCGGTGCCCAGGATGCTGGAAATAAAACCGGCGCCTATTCTTATTGTAGAGGGATTGTTCATCCTGCATTTCAGGGATATTGCCGATATGCTGGACATGAAAATTTTTATTGAAGCCGACGAAGAAGTTGCCATGAATCGTCGCCTGAAGCGCGACCTGATAGAGCGCGGCTATTCGCACGAGGATGCCATGTACAAATGGGTAAACCATGTGTTACCAGCCTATAAAGAGTTTTTACTGCCTTATAAAGACGAATGTGACCGGGTGATTGCCAACAACAGCCAGGTTGCCGATGATATCATTGCCGTAACCAAAGAAATATCGGCGGATTTAAGGAAGAAATTATTTTAA
- a CDS encoding VOC family protein, with protein MALKSITPMLYTLRVKESVDFYVSNLGFTCVGFDEDWGWATVSRDDIEIMIALPNEHETFTVPKFTGSFYIRTNNVDELWNELKEKAVICYPIEDFNYGMREFAVFDNNAYILQFGMPLE; from the coding sequence ATGGCATTAAAAAGTATTACTCCTATGTTGTATACGCTTCGTGTTAAGGAAAGCGTTGATTTTTATGTTAGTAATCTCGGTTTTACCTGTGTTGGTTTTGATGAGGATTGGGGCTGGGCAACCGTGAGCAGGGATGATATTGAGATTATGATTGCGCTCCCTAATGAGCACGAAACCTTTACCGTGCCCAAATTCACGGGCTCATTTTACATCCGCACCAATAATGTGGATGAACTATGGAATGAGTTGAAGGAAAAAGCCGTGATCTGTTATCCTATTGAAGATTTTAACTATGGCATGCGAGAGTTTGCGGTTTTTGATAACAATGCCTATATATTGCAATTTGGCATGCCATTGGAATAA
- a CDS encoding RNA polymerase sigma-70 factor yields the protein MSGIKTLTDLELVVLLKQDQEAAFTEIYLRYWNLLYTTANNILGDAELAKDTIQTVFISIWQRRAELNIQNLKAYLHQAVRFAVFKVIREQKVNDAFYERLAQVTVEIIHDNPLLYKEQQELLNKLINTLPQDCREAYHLSREENLTYKQIAFQLNISEKTVEKRLSKSLKHIRNGLSVGTCVSVIMLSF from the coding sequence ATGTCAGGAATAAAAACGCTTACGGATCTGGAACTGGTAGTTTTATTAAAGCAAGACCAGGAGGCGGCTTTTACGGAAATTTACCTGCGATACTGGAATTTATTATATACCACCGCCAATAATATACTCGGGGACGCCGAATTGGCGAAGGATACCATACAAACAGTTTTTATTAGTATTTGGCAGCGCCGCGCCGAATTAAATATCCAAAATTTAAAAGCTTATCTACACCAGGCGGTGCGCTTTGCAGTTTTTAAAGTGATCAGGGAGCAGAAAGTAAATGATGCGTTTTATGAGCGCCTGGCACAAGTCACTGTAGAGATCATTCATGATAATCCTTTGTTATACAAAGAGCAGCAAGAATTGCTCAATAAGCTGATAAATACCCTGCCCCAGGATTGCCGGGAAGCCTACCATTTAAGCCGGGAAGAAAATCTGACCTATAAGCAAATCGCTTTTCAATTAAATATCTCCGAGAAGACTGTCGAAAAACGACTGTCTAAATCCTTAAAGCACATTCGCAACGGCTTAAGCGTAGGTACTTGTGTCTCCGTTATTATGCTCAGCTTTTAA
- a CDS encoding CoA transferase subunit A, producing the protein MNKVVSGADEAIRDIQDGMTLMLGGFGLCGLPENCITALVKQGRKELTCISNNAGVDDFGIGLMLKQRQVKKMISSYVGENAEFERQLLSGELEVELLPQGTLATRCMAAGYGMPAIFTPAGVGTEVAEGKETRNFNGKDYLMEMAFDADFAIVKAWKGDTMGNLVYRSTARNFNPVMAMAGKVTIAEVEELVQPGELDPDHIHTPGIYVHRIFQGKDYEKRIEQRTVRSRDQG; encoded by the coding sequence ATGAATAAAGTAGTTAGTGGTGCCGATGAGGCCATCCGCGATATTCAGGATGGCATGACTTTAATGCTGGGTGGCTTTGGCCTTTGCGGGCTGCCCGAAAATTGTATAACCGCTCTGGTGAAACAGGGAAGAAAAGAACTCACCTGTATATCCAACAATGCCGGGGTTGATGATTTTGGTATCGGCCTGATGTTGAAACAGCGCCAGGTGAAAAAAATGATTTCCTCGTACGTTGGCGAAAACGCCGAGTTTGAGCGTCAATTACTCAGCGGTGAGCTGGAAGTAGAGCTGTTGCCCCAGGGCACGCTGGCTACCCGTTGTATGGCTGCCGGTTATGGTATGCCCGCCATTTTTACGCCGGCCGGTGTAGGAACCGAAGTAGCCGAAGGCAAAGAAACACGCAATTTTAACGGGAAGGATTACCTGATGGAGATGGCCTTTGATGCCGATTTTGCCATTGTAAAAGCTTGGAAGGGCGATACCATGGGTAATCTCGTGTACCGGTCGACCGCGCGTAATTTTAACCCGGTGATGGCTATGGCCGGTAAAGTAACCATTGCCGAGGTAGAAGAGCTGGTACAACCCGGCGAGCTTGATCCAGATCATATCCACACCCCGGGTATTTATGTGCACCGTATTTTCCAGGGAAAAGATTATGAGAAGAGAATAGAGCAGAGGACAGTGAGAAGTAGAGATCAAGGATAG
- a CDS encoding 3-oxoacid CoA-transferase subunit B: MLDKQGIAQRIAREIKDGYYVNLGIGIPTLVANYIPETMDVVLQSENGLLGMGPFPFEGEEDPDVINAGKQTITMLPGSAIFDSAMSFGMIRAKKVNLTILGAMEVSENGDIANWKIPGKMVKGMGGAMDLVASAENIIVAMQHVNKAGESKLLPKCTLPLTGVHCVKKIVTELGVFDVLPEGGFKLLERAPGVSVEDIKNATAGKLIVEGEIPEIVI; encoded by the coding sequence ATGTTAGACAAACAAGGAATTGCACAACGTATTGCACGCGAAATAAAAGACGGTTACTATGTTAACCTGGGTATTGGTATCCCAACATTGGTAGCCAATTATATACCCGAAACTATGGATGTGGTGCTGCAGTCAGAAAATGGCTTGCTGGGGATGGGCCCATTTCCGTTTGAAGGAGAGGAAGATCCGGATGTAATCAACGCGGGTAAGCAAACCATTACCATGCTGCCTGGCTCTGCTATATTTGATTCGGCTATGAGTTTTGGGATGATCCGCGCCAAAAAAGTGAACCTTACCATCCTGGGCGCCATGGAAGTATCCGAAAACGGCGACATAGCCAACTGGAAGATCCCAGGTAAAATGGTAAAAGGCATGGGTGGTGCAATGGATTTGGTAGCATCTGCCGAAAATATCATCGTAGCCATGCAACACGTAAACAAAGCTGGTGAATCGAAACTATTACCCAAATGTACCCTGCCGCTCACCGGTGTTCATTGTGTAAAAAAAATAGTGACCGAACTGGGCGTATTTGATGTACTGCCCGAAGGTGGTTTTAAGCTATTGGAACGTGCGCCAGGGGTAAGTGTAGAGGATATCAAGAATGCTACAGCCGGTAAGCTGATTGTTGAGGGTGAAATTCCAGAGATTGTTATTTGA
- a CDS encoding SDR family oxidoreductase, with translation MENSFSLAGKVIVVTGGTGILGDAFVNAIVEAGGAVGILGRKKEVAEERAEAINKNGGKAIALVADVLNEEELIAAKDKIIAAFGRVDGLVNGAGGNMPEGVLAPEEDIFKMNIAGMKKVMDLNTWGTIIPTQIFGEAIATTAGKGSIVNISSMNSKRAITKVLGYNIGKAAVDCYNQWFAVELANRYGDKIRMNALAPGFFLTEQNRNLLTKPEGGYTQRGELVIKQTPFKRFGHADELKGALTWLLSDASAFVTGSMICVDGGFSIFGGV, from the coding sequence TTGGAAAATTCATTTTCATTAGCCGGTAAAGTTATAGTAGTAACTGGCGGTACCGGTATCCTGGGCGATGCGTTTGTAAACGCTATTGTTGAAGCTGGCGGAGCAGTAGGTATCCTTGGTCGGAAAAAAGAAGTAGCCGAAGAGCGTGCCGAAGCCATCAACAAAAATGGCGGTAAAGCCATAGCCTTAGTTGCCGACGTACTGAACGAAGAAGAGCTGATAGCCGCTAAAGATAAAATTATAGCTGCTTTTGGCCGGGTAGACGGCCTGGTGAATGGCGCTGGTGGCAATATGCCCGAAGGAGTTTTGGCCCCAGAAGAAGATATTTTTAAAATGAACATTGCCGGTATGAAGAAGGTGATGGATCTGAATACCTGGGGAACCATCATTCCAACCCAGATATTTGGTGAAGCTATTGCTACAACTGCTGGCAAAGGCAGTATCGTGAATATATCATCTATGAATTCTAAACGGGCAATTACCAAAGTATTAGGTTACAATATTGGCAAAGCTGCCGTTGATTGCTATAACCAATGGTTCGCGGTTGAACTGGCTAATCGTTATGGCGATAAGATTAGGATGAACGCGTTGGCCCCTGGTTTTTTCCTGACCGAGCAAAACCGTAACCTGCTTACCAAACCCGAAGGCGGCTATACCCAACGCGGCGAGCTGGTGATCAAACAAACGCCATTTAAACGTTTTGGCCATGCCGATGAATTGAAAGGCGCGCTGACCTGGCTGCTGAGCGATGCTTCGGCATTTGTAACCGGATCGATGATCTGCGTTGATGGCGGGTTCTCGATATTTGGCGGGGTGTAA